Within the Flavobacterium sp. N502536 genome, the region CTTCCAGTTCCAGATCTAGGATCAGGATGTCGATTTCTTTCGTTTGAAGGATATCTCTAACCATTGAAAAATTGCCGACGTTGGCAACAATTGAAATTTGATCGTGGTCTTTAAAATAAGACTTAACGCCAAAGTGAGTCACAGGATGATTGTCTGCAAGACATACTTTAATCATAATTTTTACCTTTTTTAGAATTGTTCATGTTTTTGGAACTGTAAAATTAATAAATAAATTCTGTAATTAATTGCAGACAAATGTTAAAAAGTATTATTTTAACGTTTTTGGTATGATACAGACCGGAATTGGGTCCATTTTATGCTTGTTGCTGGTGTTTAAACGTTTATAAATTTCAAAGACAATTTTCTCTCTTCCACTCAGATCAGCTCCCGTATTTCCTGACTCCGAGGTCAACATTGCCCATTCCAGTTCGTCATAACTGGCACCTAATTGGTCCTCATCGGTACGGTTGTCGCCAAATAATCCATCAGTAGGAGCTGCGGTTAAAATTGACTCCGGAATTGTTAAAAATGCTCCTAAAGCGTATACATCTGACTTCATTAAGTCGGCAATTGGACTTAAATCGACTCCACCGTCTCCATATTTAGTGTAAAATCCTACTCCAAAATCCTCTACCTTGTTTCCTGTTCCTGCTACAAGCAAACCATGAATTCCTGCTAAATAATACAAAGAAGTCATTCTTAAACGGGCACGTGTATTGGCCAGCGATAAATTTACTTTTGCTTCGTCATTTGTTTGAGGTACAGCACTTTTAAAAGCCTCAAAAGTGGCGGTTAAATCGGTTTCTACACTCGAAACATTCGGGAAACGTTTCTGAAGCTGCTCAATATGCTCTCTTCCTCTTGAAACCTGATTTGCAGCCTGATGAATTGGCATTTCGACACAGAGGACTTTCAAACCCGTTTGCGCACATAAGGTAGAAGTGACAGCAGAGTCAACTCCGCCTGAAATTCCAATTACAAAACCATTAACTTTTGCCTGGGTAGCATAATTTTTTAACCACTCTACAATGTGGGCGTTTACTTTTTCTGTCTGAATGGTACTTTTTTTAGCCATAATAATTCAAGATTTAAGATACAGGGATGTATATTTGCACAAATATTTTTAAGCGCAGTTTGCTTAAAATATGAGCAACACAAATCTAATTAAAATAAAATGAAAATATATCGCTTAGCAGTGGTTCTGTGCTTGTTTTTTTTGTCCTGTGATCAAAAAAACAAAGTCGAAAAAGCAGTAGAAGAAATTCCGGTTGATATTAAAGTAGAGCGTTTTGACAAGGTGTTTTTTGAGACCAAACCAGAAGATTTGGCTAAAGTAAAAAAACAATATCCTTTTTTCTTTCCGGCAGGAAACGACGACAATATCTGGCTAAAAAAAATGCAGGATCCAATCTGGAGAGAAGTTTATACGGAAGTTCAGAAAAAGTACAGCGATTTTGAGCCGGTACGCAAAGAATTTAATACGCTTTTTCAACATGTGAAATATTATTTTCCTAAAACAAAAACGCCAAAAGTAATCACCGTAATTGGGGAAATGGATTATAATGCCAAAGCGATATACGCAGACAGTCTGGTAATTGTAGCATTGGAATTGTATTTGGGGAAAGAGCATAAATTTTATGAATTCCCAAATTACTTGAAACAAAATTTCGAAGAGAGACAAATTATGCCCGATGTGGTTTCGAGTTTTGCTTATCGAAACATTCCGGCCTTTCCGGATAAAAATTTAGTTTCTCAAATGATTTTTGAAGGAAAACAATTGTATGCAAAAGATTTACTGCTGCCGGATTATACCGA harbors:
- the nadE gene encoding NAD(+) synthase — encoded protein: MAKKSTIQTEKVNAHIVEWLKNYATQAKVNGFVIGISGGVDSAVTSTLCAQTGLKVLCVEMPIHQAANQVSRGREHIEQLQKRFPNVSSVETDLTATFEAFKSAVPQTNDEAKVNLSLANTRARLRMTSLYYLAGIHGLLVAGTGNKVEDFGVGFYTKYGDGGVDLSPIADLMKSDVYALGAFLTIPESILTAAPTDGLFGDNRTDEDQLGASYDELEWAMLTSESGNTGADLSGREKIVFEIYKRLNTSNKHKMDPIPVCIIPKTLK
- the gldB gene encoding gliding motility lipoprotein GldB; its protein translation is MKIYRLAVVLCLFFLSCDQKNKVEKAVEEIPVDIKVERFDKVFFETKPEDLAKVKKQYPFFFPAGNDDNIWLKKMQDPIWREVYTEVQKKYSDFEPVRKEFNTLFQHVKYYFPKTKTPKVITVIGEMDYNAKAIYADSLVIVALELYLGKEHKFYEFPNYLKQNFEERQIMPDVVSSFAYRNIPAFPDKNLVSQMIFEGKQLYAKDLLLPDYTDAEKIGYTPEQIKWSQENEAYMWRYFIENEMLYSDDPKLTGRFIAPAPFSKFFLEIDNDTPGRIGAWLGWQMVRSYMKNNNVTLPELLKTESKVIFEKSKYKPKK